TCTATTATACCATAATCCAAAATAAGGCAAAGAAAGTGTCTGAATTGCTTCGCCGCGCTCGCAATAATAGATAGCGAGCGATTATATACTATAAATTAACCGAGCTTTCTCTCCGCCTCTATAAATTCATCTAATTCGCCATTCAAAACTTTATCAATATTTCCCGTTTCAATACCGGTACGATGATCTTTTATCATTTTATACGGATGAAAAACATAAGAACGAATCTGATTCCCCCACTCTATTGCTGTGGTTTTGCTCACATAAAGCCCCTTTTCTTTCGCTTTCTTTTCCTCTTCTCTCTTGGTAAAGAGTTTGCCTGCCAAAATCTGCATAGCTTTTTCTTTATTCTGCGCCTGTGAACGCTCACTTGTCGTCCTTACAGAAATCCCAGTCGGCACATGGACTATTCTCACAGCAGTTTCCCTTTTATTTACATTTTGTCCACCTGGACCTCCGGCTTTTGAAATCTCGATTTTCAACTCGCTATCCGGGATTTGCATTTTACTGATTTCTTCTAGCTTCGGCACGACTTCGACAAGTGAGAAAGATGTTTGTCGTAAACTTTTCGCATTGAAAGGAGAGAGTCGGACAAGCCTGTGAACTCCAGATTCGCCCTTAAGCTCACCGTACACACCAGAGCCAGAAATCTCTAAGGTTATATTTCTATATCCACCATGATCATTTTCACTTTCATCAAGGATCTTATAAGACCAATTTTTCTTATCACAAAATTTACAATACATTTCAAAAAGAATTCTGGAGAAGTCTTCTGCATCGTCTCCACCAGCACCAGAAAAAATAGTCATAATAGCATCGCCTTTATCATATTTATCTTTACCGGCAACTTCGGATTTTAAATCGGAAATTTCTTTGAGCACCGCTTGTGCCTTCACTTTATCATTCCAAAAGTCGGCTGATAGCATCAGTGTTTCTAATTCCAGTATCTTTTTGAGCTTTTCTTCAGACATCTTCAAATTAAGTATAACAATAAAAAAGCCACCTGGGGAGTGTTTTTCAGGATTGTCCCGAAAGGGTTCAGGAGCAAACGCTCCTTACAATCCTGGCTTTTGCGTTTCACATTATTCACGCTCCCCAAGTGAGCTCAAAAAAGATATCATATTCCAATAAAAAATGCCACTCCCAACATGCGAAGTGGCAAAAATCGGTCGCTTGCAAGCAAGCTCTCCAGCCATTAGCCGTTTAATTTCCGTCCATCCGATAAAGGAGGAGTGCGGTATAGAGCAAGGAACCACCAACAGGAGCTCCCTTATATTCAGAGCGGAACGAGGCTTACAGGCAAGCAACCGAAAAAGAACAGGTAGAGTGAGCCGGAAACAAACAGTATGGATTGGAGACTGGTGGCACCAAACACATGAATACGCCGGTCATCCGCAGTAATAACGCATGGTCTCGCGAAACCCAAATGGACAGTTCGTTATACACAAGCTCACTCTGTAAGCAATATAATATATATTATTAAAAATGCAAATCTTGGAGCCAAGGGCGAGGATCGAAACTTACAGTTTCAGTCCCCTTTGTGGTTTTTTTATTCGCATAAGAATGCTCTAAAAAATGCTCACAAAGGCTTCGATCCTCGCACGAAAGCTCTCCCAGAGCTTTCTCTGTCTCAAACTTCGTTTGAGCCAAGGGCGAGGATCGAACTCGCGACCTGCGGTTTACGATACCGCCGCTCTACCAACTGAGCTACCTTGGCTTATATTTACCGGAGCCGTTGACCAGGATCGCTCGCAACTCAAAATCTTTCCGTCGAAAAATTTTTGTCTGGGCACCGGCTCATAAAATTTTCTGCAGAAAATTTTTGACTCCGCCGTTCGCTCCTGGACGCAAGCAAAACCCTTT
The genomic region above belongs to Candidatus Paceibacterota bacterium and contains:
- a CDS encoding PCRF domain-containing protein: MSEEKLKKILELETLMLSADFWNDKVKAQAVLKEISDLKSEVAGKDKYDKGDAIMTIFSGAGGDDAEDFSRILFEMYCKFCDKKNWSYKILDESENDHGGYRNITLEISGSGVYGELKGESGVHRLVRLSPFNAKSLRQTSFSLVEVVPKLEEISKMQIPDSELKIEISKAGGPGGQNVNKRETAVRIVHVPTGISVRTTSERSQAQNKEKAMQILAGKLFTKREEEKKAKEKGLYVSKTTAIEWGNQIRSYVFHPYKMIKDHRTGIETGNIDKVLNGELDEFIEAERKLG